ATATGTACCTGCCGCCGCCACAATAGCATTGCCAGAAGATGCTGCGTCGACTGCATCTTGAATATCAAAATATGAGCTTAAAGGACTTGCTAATGTATTATCTGCATATAATCGTACTGGACCAACTCCCTCACAACTTGCAGCCACTGGCTGAAAACCAAGTAAAACTAAATCATCATCTGTGCCATTTGTAGAAAATGGTAGAAGGGCAACATCTCCGCTTACTTGCGAATTCACTGTGGCAGCTTCTGTAGTGCCAAACCAGTTACAGGTTGCACTTAACTCGCCCGTACCTCCATGGTATATTGATTTACCACCAGCTAAACCAGTTATACTGTTTTCTGTAATGCTTATGGTCTTACCCGTAATGTCTTCACCATCCTTTACAACAATTCCGTTATACCCTCCAGTTATTTCGTTATTAGAGATTGTTACTGCTCCTGTAAAGTCAGAACCGTATAGTCTAATAGCTCCTCTATCCGTAGCTTGAGCTACCCTGTTGGCATCATTTATTTTGTTGTTTATAACAGTTGCGTTGCCATGGCTTCCAGAAATCTGTATCCCTTGAGCTCCTGTACCATCTATAGTATTACCTGAAACAGTAGCTGTACCTGATGTACCTGAATCATGGATAATCATAGCTGCGTAAGCAACATCACTAACCGAATTATCTGTTATCGTAACATTTGGTATTGAGGAAATAAATATTGCATTAGATGAACTCGAAACATTGATATCCTCAAATTTATTATCTGTAGCAATAAAGTTATTCCACACAGTATTATTCTCGACATATAATGCCATAGAATTCAATACCCAATTTTCCTTAAACGTAAAATTCGATGTTTTGGGGAAAGTATTATTATTATTGACTATTGGTGCTGTACCATCTAACTTAAATCCGCTTATTGTAACATCCGTATTTTCTGTAGCTATCGTTAATGTTTTACCACTTGGAACCAGAATAGCTTCGGCAACTCTACCTAAGCCATTTGGAGAAATCCCTGCATTAGGACCGTGTAAGGTTAATGACTTATTAATATTAATCGACTCATCATACGTTCCAGCCACCACTTCAATTCCATTTCCAGATGACGCAGCATCTATCCCTTCTTGAATACTGAAGAATGAATTTACAAGTGTGGTAAATGAATTATCCGTATATAACCTTACCGGCCCTACTCCATTACAGCTTCCAGCTACCGGTTGAAAACCTTCTGTATTTAAATCATCATCTGTGCCATTGGTAATAAATGATAAAAAGTTAACATCGCCGCTAATTTGTGCTTTAATTAACTCAAAGTCTGTCGTACCAAACCAGTTACAAGATGAACTTAATTCCCCTGTTCCACCATGATATATAGCTTTACCACCAGCTAGACTTGTAATGCTGTTTTCTGTAATGCTTATGGTCTTACCCGTAATGTCTTCACCATCCTTTACAACAATTCCGTTATACCCTCCAGCTATTTCGTTATTAGAGATTGTTACTGTTCCTGTAAAATCAGAACCGTATAGTCGAATAGCTCCTCTATCTGCCGCTTGCGATACCCTGTTGGCATCATTTATTTTATTGTTTATAACAGTTGCATTGCCTTGGATTCCAGAAACTTGTATCCCTTGAGCTCCTGTACCATCTATCGTATTACCTGAAACAGTAACTGCACCTGATGTACCTGAATCATGAATAATCATGGCAGCATAGGCTACATCACTAAACGAATTATCCGTTATCGTAACATTTGGTATGGAGGAAACAAATACTGCATTAGACGAACCTGAAATATTGATATCCTCAAATTTGTTGTCGCTAACTGTAAGGCTATTCCAAACAGTATTGTTCTCTACATATACCGCCATGGAATTTATTACCGTATTTTCTTTAAACGTAAAATTTGATGTTTTCGGGAATGCAATATTATTATTCGTTATTGCTGCCGTACCATTTAACGTAAAGCCGCTTATGGTAACATCCGTATTTTCGGTATCTATCCTTAATTTTTTGCCACTTGGAACCAGAATAGCTTCGGCAACTCTGTTTACTCCATTTGGAGAAATTCCTGCGTTAGGACCATCTAAGGTTAATGACTTATTAATATTAACAGACTCATCATACGTTCCGGCTGCAACATTAACTGTATCACCTCCTACTGCAACATCAATACCTTGCTGAATACCAAGGGTATTTGTGGTTACAAAATCATTATTAGCCTTAACACTTACAAAGCCCAAAGCGTTATCATCCAATTTATGGGTAATCTTATCTTCGATTGCAAAGTTTTCAGCCAAGCTTGCCGTTGCACCCATTTTCCCATCAAAGGAAGCTGCAGTGGCATCAAAATCATTAATATTTGCCGTGACTGCAATATAATGCCCGCTTTGGCCAGTAAATACAACATTGCCAACTGGCGAATTTAGCTTGGCTGAAGCACTGTCAACCTTAAGCCCAATGACACCACCGTTAATGATTATGCCCGAACCTAAAGTTGCTTCTACCGCAGCATGCGTACTTTCAGGGCTATCCAACAAACGAATACCAGTACCAGTCGCATTGGGTACGATGGTAACTCCTGAAATTGATGCATGTGCTCCATTGCTAGCGTCTGTACTATAGCCATCAAAATTGTTTAGAAAAATCCCAGTATTAACATTTGAAATAGTTCCTCCGGATATGGCCACGGGAACATCGCTTTTAACGTTCCAAACCTCAATACCTTCAGTTGTGGTGCTTAGGTCTACTCCTGCTCCATCAATAATGTTATTTTCCACCAATCCTGTGGCATTACTCAGGCTAGAAACTAAAATCCCATCCCATGAAGGCTCTTCCGTACTCGCCTTTGCTGTAATTGTATTATTTGAAACGGTTAGTGGTTCCACAGCAGGCCCAGTATGAAGATTGTAGAAAATACCTCTTTTTCTTGCCTCAATACTATTATTATCAATTACCTGATACATAGCATCGTCAGGGTTTGCTAAATGAAAATTACCTGTTTGTATTCCAAGCCTAACATTTGTTATTACATTATCTGTAATTCGTGCATATTGACTGTTGTACAATAGTATTGCTCCTCCCCATTTAGCTATTGAAGAACTAACATCATAAGTACCTAAATCCATAAATAAATTATCATGTATTAGGTGGCCTGAACTAGCGGGAGCACTGTAGCTGCCTCCAAATAAACTAATACCAAAATATGAGAGGTTTTGAACAATATTATTTTGAACTTTTAGATTACTAAGATTATCCTCGTAAATAGTAATTCCCTCGGCTGCATCAATATCAGCGGTTGTGGTACTAGCATAACCACTGGCTATTGTTGAATTATCGCCGTCTATCGTAAAACCATCAATAGAAACATTCGAAGAAACCACATGGAATATTTCGCCAGAAGCGATAGCCGCTACTCCTGGAACTATAACTGCCTCAGCATTTCTACTACCTGTATTTGGTGAAATACCATAATTAGGCCCTCGAATATCTAATTCTTTATTAACTATCACATTCTCAGCATACGTTCCTGCATCTACTGTGATTACATCACCATCTTCTGTTGCTGCATCATCTATGGCCTCTTGAATTGTTAGGAAGCTCGTACCTCGATTAACATTTACTACTGGTATTGGCTTCACCAGACCACTTAATGCCACCTTTAAATCTGCTGCCAAAGTAAAACCACCGCCAGTCATTGTTAAATTTCCACTTTGAGAACCTACAGATGCAGCAGCGGCTATTCTTACGTAAACCATTGTATTAACACTACCTAATGTAGGGCTAATACTTAAAGTGCTATTAAAATTGGTGTTGTCAGTTGAAATTTCAAACCCCGAAGGAGCCGTTAACACAATTGGTGATGCTGTAAGTCCATCACCTTTAACTAAATACGATTGAGAAGTACTTGCGAAACCTAGAAAATTCTCAAAACCTGAAAGTGCCAAGGTTTCTGAACCAAGTATGCTTCCATTAACAGCAAAATCAGAACCAGCATTAACATTATATATGTAAAAGGTCCCAGATGAACCCGTAGCACCATATGGTATGATTTTAAAATCTACCGAAGCATTCACATTCTGCAAATCGGCATCGGCGTTTAAAGTAAGCTTTGGCGTAACACCCGCACCACCAGCAGAACTACTACCAAAATTAAATGGACCTTGCGAAATTCCAGAAAATGGTGCACTATTTACTGAATATTGTAATCTTCCATTTTCTGGACCAGTACCCGATCTCCTATATGAAAAGGGATCTATGTTAGAAAATGAAACTGCAAATCCAGGTTTAGGCGAAACACTAAATGTTATTACTTTATCATTTGCAATGGCATTAGTATGGGTTAAATCCCAGTCTGTTCCTCCCCAGCCATTTGCCGCTGCTGAACCAGATGTGCCTACATTAGCACCTCTTGTAAATCCAGTAACGTTTATGTTTGAATTATTTCCCGATGGACTTAACCCATCAGTTCCATAGTTAGTTACTCCATTAACATCCCAGCTAACTAGGGTCGTTTGGGCATAAGAAAAATTGACCAAACCCATTGTCAATAAAAAAAGGACAGATCGGAAAAGCAATTTTTGTTTTATAAGTAATCGTTGGGGGGGGGTAAAAGTTAGATTCATCTCAATAGTTTTTTGGGTAGTTAAATATGAATAGTAGAATAGAAATCTTCAGGAAGCCAACTGACCTAGCGTGGCTTGTCGGCGGCGAGACACTTTAACTTCTTTTCCGTTTTTGAGACAGATAAAGTTGGTGTCGTTTTTGCACAATATTTTTTGCACAAAATTCGTATTGATAATCATTGAACGGTTTACACGAACGAATGGCTCTAGCTCTAGCTTTTCTTGATGCCTTTTAAGTGTAAGAGAGGAAATGATTTTACTTCCGTCTTTAAGATGGAATAGTGTGTAGTTTTCAAGTGCTTCTAGCAGCACCACATTATTAGTTTCAACAAGGTCGTTTCTTTTTATATAGTAGTTCATGGGCAGATTGGTTCAGATAAGTTGTTCCACAAAGGTGTCCCGAACAATAATCTTCCACAATTCCAACAAAACGGTAAATATTCACCTATTAAGAGGTATCATATAACTGACTTATGGTACTAAATCCGTAATAATACCTGATTTCTAGTATTTGACCATTTTCTAAAGGGTTACCGAATAATAAATATTCCTGTAATCACTTGTACCTAGATACGCATTATATATATATTGATAACCGTAATTCAACCCAATTGTAAAATACTCAAAATTAAAACCGTCATGAAAATCTGCACCACTACCCATATTCTGGTACTTAGCAAACAGCTCCTGTATATTGAAGCCCTCAAAAGTCTATTAAATTCAGAAGACGAAATCTTGGCCAATGGCTATCCCATAACTATGGATAATATACGTAACACTATTATGGAAGAGAACCCAAACATTATTCTATTAGATGCTAATGGAATGGGCAAGGAAATTTGGGATTTCTTATATAGCATACATTCGAAAAACAAAAAAGCTAAAATTATTATGTTAGCTAATAGTAACGAGTCTATTTATATGGATTTCGCCAGTAAAAATGGAGCCGATGGTTATGTATTAAAATCTTCTCCTTTAGAACTTTTACTTGGAGCTATAAAAATAGTATTGAACGGAGGAGCCTACTTTGATCCAGGACAAAAGAAGTATGCTAGAAATGGCAATACCGCTAATTTTGAGAAGGAATACAAGCTAAGCAATCGTGAAATGGAAATCATTACTTTGATTAAGGATGGTGAATCCACAAAAAGCATCGCGGAGCGATTGGATCTAAGTTTTCATACGATAGAAACTCACAGAAAAAACATCTATAGAAAACTAGGTATTCATAAAGTCACTGAACTAATTAACCTCTATAGTGAATTTGAGCGTTGAAGCTTAGAGGCCAGGCGTAGGTTTGGCCTTAACCACAATCTTAGCATTTTAAATAGAAATATCAATTCTCTACATTGATGGTGTCACACTGTGCAGAAAACATATTTTTGTAATAAATATCAAAGGGGTAAGAAGTATTGGTTTCTTCGGATTAAAACAAAAGTTACCTGTGACTGTCATATAAGAATCAAGCATCGACCGGAAACTTTCTATTAAAGACAGAGAAATATTTGAAGAAAGTGATGCTATAGAACTAGCAAAGGAAAAAGGTGTATCCTACACCTGAATTACTAAGTATATGGTATACCGTAAAGTAACTTTTAATTCGGTTTAGGTATATGTAATATAAAAGAGATCAACATTGTTCTAAGGCTCCAACCGAAAAGGCAGCTCTATTATTTGTACGCTATCCAGATATTAAAAAAGCATTTGGCTTGAGATTAAACTTCCTGAAATTTATGATAAGACCATTGACCAAGTATACGGTTTAGCTTAACTAGCCAAATGGCATGAAGATGTAAGACAAGCAGGCATTAAGTCATTTAATTTTATTGCCCAAACTTTTGAGCACCATTACAGAACTATCCTTAATTATTTTGATAACAGAAGTACCAATGATTTAGCAGAACCTTTCAAGCGAGCCGTCGCACCGTACCTAAGTAAAAGCTTTTAGAAGTAGATTTAGAGGAGTCAAAAATGTTGAATTTTCACTTTTTAGGCTTCGTCAAATTTATGACTAAAGAATTCATCCCCCAGATTTTGTACTTGACCCCTTATAATAGCCTATAGAGGAAATTGTTATGCACTAAATAAAAAAGGCACTTAACATTTCTGCTAAGTGCCTTATTACCTGGTCGGGGTGGCAAGATTCGAACTTGCGACCTTCTGCTCCCAAAGCAGACGCGATGACCGGGCTACGCTACACCCCGAAAAAAAACCAACACATAAAAGGACAAAATTAATTGTCAAAAACTTTTATGCGGAGGGAGCGGGATTCGAACCCGCGGTACCCTTTAGAGGTACGGCAGTTTAGCAAACTACTGGTTTCAGCCACTCACCCATCCCTCCTTTCGTCCGAAACGGAGTGCAAATATACAGCAATTCTTTTTCAGAAATCAAATAGAATTCAAAAAAACTAGTGACTTTTTTCAAAAAAAATTAAAGATAAAAGCCTACATCCTCGTTTTCAATGATTTACAAAAATGACTTAAATTTCAGGTAGCAAACCCCGCTCTTTCCTTAAGTCAGTATTTTATAAGTATAATCCTATAAAAGAATTCAATAGCGGTTAGAAATCTTAGAATAGTATAATTCCAAAATTCAATTTAAATCTGTAACTTTGTGAACCTTTTTATATAAGCCCCATTTGGGCAAACAATAAATTAACTTTAAAACCAAAGGTGAATGGTAAAAGATATCTTTGAAAAAGTAGTAAATAACATGGGGCCTATTGGCTCTCAAGCTCATTATTCTCATCACTATTATTCTTTCCCTAAATTAACAGGCCCTTTAGGACCTTACA
This sequence is a window from Arcticibacterium luteifluviistationis. Protein-coding genes within it:
- a CDS encoding LuxR C-terminal-related transcriptional regulator, which produces MKICTTTHILVLSKQLLYIEALKSLLNSEDEILANGYPITMDNIRNTIMEENPNIILLDANGMGKEIWDFLYSIHSKNKKAKIIMLANSNESIYMDFASKNGADGYVLKSSPLELLLGAIKIVLNGGAYFDPGQKKYARNGNTANFEKEYKLSNREMEIITLIKDGESTKSIAERLDLSFHTIETHRKNIYRKLGIHKVTELINLYSEFER
- a CDS encoding LytR/AlgR family response regulator transcription factor: MNYYIKRNDLVETNNVVLLEALENYTLFHLKDGSKIISSLTLKRHQEKLELEPFVRVNRSMIINTNFVQKILCKNDTNFICLKNGKEVKVSRRRQATLGQLAS